A genomic window from Candidatus Omnitrophota bacterium includes:
- a CDS encoding cytochrome c biogenesis protein CcdA, with protein MTNTLQTIITKSPIIAIFIVFWAGFIASLSSCTIIRIPIVFGYVSGASHDIKRKSFLSAIFLALGLITSYTFLGIALILLKNLAFSLVLISKYLYIFLGVVLLIFGVFYAGLIKIGKTHHAYCETNTRLKKRGFIGSFLFGVMFAFLEMPACPCCASVLFVIASIVGFWDSWVYSFIIFLSFAIGQSMPILLIGSSTSLVKYLAPKVESLEKYTQFVAGNILIAIALFFFILA; from the coding sequence ATGACAAATACACTTCAAACAATTATAACTAAGTCGCCTATTATAGCGATATTCATTGTGTTTTGGGCAGGGTTTATCGCGTCTTTGAGCTCTTGCACGATAATTAGGATCCCAATTGTTTTTGGTTATGTCTCAGGAGCATCACACGACATTAAGAGAAAATCCTTTCTATCGGCTATTTTTTTAGCCTTAGGGTTAATCACCAGTTATACATTTTTAGGGATAGCTTTAATCTTACTTAAGAATTTAGCTTTTAGTTTAGTGCTTATAAGCAAGTATCTATATATATTCTTAGGGGTTGTTTTACTTATCTTTGGGGTTTTTTACGCAGGTTTAATCAAAATCGGCAAAACGCACCATGCGTATTGTGAAACGAATACTCGGTTGAAAAAAAGAGGTTTTATCGGTTCGTTTTTATTTGGTGTTATGTTTGCTTTCTTGGAGATGCCGGCTTGCCCTTGTTGCGCTTCTGTGCTTTTTGTAATTGCAAGCATTGTAGGTTTTTGGGATTCATGGGTTTATTCTTTTATTATATTCTTAAGCTTTGCGATCGGTCAAAGCATGCCGATATTATTGATTGGTTCATCTACGAGCTTAGTGAAATATCTAGCTCCCAAGGTTGAAAGTTTAGAAAAATATACTCAATTTGTGGCAGGCAACATTCTTATAGCAATTGCATTGTTTTTCTTTATTCTCGCGTAA
- the nikR gene encoding nickel-responsive transcriptional regulator NikR: MSSIARFGVSLDKGLLGKFDKLIESKSYTNRSEAFRDLIRQELVKKEWLDAHEVVGAITLIYDHHKRELVNTLLDIQHEFGSCIISSQHIHIDHNNCLEILAVKGSPEKVQRLSENLKAVKGVKHSTLSMSTTGIGIE, encoded by the coding sequence ATGTCTTCAATAGCAAGATTCGGAGTTTCTTTAGATAAGGGGCTTTTGGGAAAATTTGATAAACTCATCGAATCCAAAAGTTATACCAATCGCTCCGAGGCTTTTAGGGATTTAATCCGGCAGGAACTGGTAAAGAAAGAATGGCTTGATGCCCATGAGGTTGTAGGAGCTATAACGCTTATCTATGATCACCACAAGCGTGAGTTAGTGAATACGCTTTTGGATATCCAGCATGAATTTGGCTCTTGTATTATTTCCTCGCAGCATATCCATATAGATCATAACAACTGTTTGGAGATACTTGCGGTAAAGGGCTCTCCCGAGAAAGTCCAGCGCTTGTCAGAGAATCTAAAAGCGGTAAAGGGAGTTAAACATTCGACGTTAAGCATGTCTACAACAGGAATAGGTATAGAATAG
- a CDS encoding tetratricopeptide repeat protein, with protein sequence MEKYDNCSCSNSYNHDKRPRLVLRCSLSFAFVALSFIVMRPFIVKQLVFRASSYMACELFNDAIRSYEKAVFIDKKNVKAWDMLGYAYKSNGNLEKSIYAYHQAIKADPKDKSANFSLGVILASESKCKEAVAYFERIIAFGPDENGQTIDIVSYHKSSLRLLAECYEALNEFDKNDKVLKELQKYYPQDSSMAKKANLRRFIK encoded by the coding sequence ATGGAAAAATACGATAATTGTAGCTGTAGCAATTCGTATAATCATGATAAGCGACCTAGGTTGGTTTTAAGATGCTCGCTTAGTTTCGCCTTTGTAGCCTTGAGTTTTATCGTGATGAGGCCGTTTATCGTGAAACAGTTGGTATTCCGGGCGTCTTCGTATATGGCGTGTGAGTTGTTCAATGATGCGATAAGGAGCTATGAAAAAGCGGTATTTATTGATAAAAAAAATGTTAAGGCGTGGGATATGCTTGGGTATGCCTATAAAAGCAATGGTAATTTGGAAAAGTCCATATACGCTTACCATCAGGCTATAAAAGCCGATCCTAAAGATAAAAGCGCGAACTTTAGCCTTGGGGTAATTCTGGCTTCTGAAAGTAAATGTAAAGAAGCGGTAGCGTATTTCGAGCGAATTATAGCTTTTGGCCCCGATGAGAATGGACAGACGATAGATATTGTTTCTTATCATAAATCGTCATTGAGATTACTTGCGGAATGTTACGAAGCCTTAAATGAATTTGATAAAAATGATAAGGTGCTGAAAGAGTTGCAGAAATATTATCCTCAAGATAGTTCGATGGCAAAAAAAGCGAATCTTAGGAGATTTATTAAATAA
- a CDS encoding metal ABC transporter permease, whose amino-acid sequence MIEVWYRLLDMLPFSWTHYVFMKNALLAILLVTPLFAILGTMVVNNRMAFFTDVLGHSALTGIAIGVLLGFHDPTFPMICLAVVLAISINLLKDTTKASVDTVLGVFMAFIVALGIVILSRQGGFVKYTSYLIGDILAVTPQQIAWFFVIAVVVLGYWYAAGNAMILTSVNSSLARSRRINTFLVETSFTILLALVVIVSIRLVGILIINSLLILPAAASRNFTRNIHTYTAWAVIISILSGIMGLIVSYYWGTASGATIVIFASGCYGISALSSRRLMK is encoded by the coding sequence ATCATTGAGGTTTGGTATAGATTGCTAGATATGCTTCCGTTTAGCTGGACGCATTATGTTTTTATGAAGAATGCGCTTTTGGCTATATTACTTGTTACGCCGTTGTTTGCGATTTTAGGGACAATGGTAGTAAATAACCGTATGGCTTTCTTCACCGATGTGTTAGGCCATTCCGCGCTTACGGGAATTGCCATAGGAGTGCTTTTAGGTTTTCACGATCCTACGTTTCCTATGATTTGTTTGGCGGTGGTTTTAGCTATTTCTATAAATTTGTTAAAAGATACCACCAAAGCTTCCGTTGATACTGTTTTGGGTGTTTTTATGGCATTTATCGTGGCTCTAGGTATTGTTATTTTAAGCAGACAGGGTGGATTTGTAAAATATACAAGTTATTTGATTGGCGATATCCTCGCGGTTACCCCGCAGCAAATAGCTTGGTTTTTTGTAATAGCTGTGGTTGTTTTGGGGTATTGGTATGCGGCGGGTAACGCCATGATACTTACGAGCGTTAATTCATCTTTGGCGCGTAGCCGCAGGATCAATACTTTTCTTGTAGAGACAAGTTTTACGATACTTCTAGCATTAGTGGTGATTGTTTCGATAAGGTTGGTAGGAATTTTAATCATAAATTCACTTTTAATCTTGCCTGCGGCAGCCTCTCGTAATTTTACACGGAACATCCACACATATACGGCATGGGCAGTAATTATAAGCATTCTTTCCGGTATCATGGGGTTGATCGTATCATATTATTGGGGAACAGCATCAGGGGCAACGATCGTTATTTTTGCTTCTGGTTGTTACGGTATATCAGCATTATCAAGTAGGCGTTTAATGAAATGA